One segment of Argiope bruennichi chromosome 11, qqArgBrue1.1, whole genome shotgun sequence DNA contains the following:
- the LOC129956610 gene encoding uncharacterized protein LOC129956610 → MGSSKKSPFSGHHSNYKSFTHHFDSFFVIKRVSDKNDTFNSVSPFLVQKAISATVGEVASIRKMRSGDLLVEVCYKKQAQQIIKLKALATIPVTVCSHASLNYSKGVITCGELFNVPIEEITKELSSQGVTHVRQITIRRDGQLLPTKHFILTFHSHQLPEYIFAGYIKLPVCPYIPNPLRCFQCQRFGHSKTNCRGTITCARCAEKGHDCQQCTAPEKCTNCNGNHTSYSRLCERWQLEKRIVATKIKENISYPEARRKVLAQTPKPGLSYASAVQKSFCENCSCPNCSKHTSHKKPPEKASDSETENSTTSAPEPVKSKTSKQKPKPNKSRKLKLSKRGLSEKDLSPKLKKSLFKNSVALGLANRGIVHKDLTSIFGGTSKSPELISLHPSEEEDDDLKMSCEISQPLNTIPNFSATRTS, encoded by the coding sequence ATGGGCTCCTccaagaaatctcccttcagtgggcatcactCTAATTACAAATCCTTCACTCAccattttgattccttttttgttATTAAGCGAGTATCCGATAAAAACGATACATTTAACTCTGTTTCACCTTTTTTGGTCCAAAAAGCAATATCGGCGACAGTCGGCGAAGTTGCATCAATCCGCAAAATGCGTTCAGGCGATTTGCTGGTTGAAGTATGCTAtaaaaagcaagcccagcaaatcatTAAACTAAAAGCATTGGCCACAATACCAGTTACAGTCTGTTCACATGCATCGCTAAACTATTCGAAAGGGGTTATAACATGCGGAGAACTATTTAATGTACCTATAGAAGAAATAACGAAAGAACTATCGTCGCAGGGAGTGACACATGTACGCCAGATAACAATtaggcgggatggacaactcctcccAACAAAGCATTTTATTCTAACATTCCATAGCCATCAGTTACCTGAATATATATTTGCTGGCTATATAAAATTACCTGTATGCCCGTATATCCCCAATCCATTGAGATGTTttcaatgccagcgttttggGCATTCGAAAACTAACTGCCGCGGGACTATCACTTGTGCCCGCTGCGCAGAAAAAGGCCACGATTGTCAGCAGTGCACTGCACCAGAAAAGTGCACAAACTGCAATGGCAACCACACATCATATTCTCGTTTATGCGAACGCTGGCAACTAGAAAAACGAATAGttgcaactaaaataaaagaaaatatttcatacccAGAAGCCAGACGGAAAGTTTTGGCCCAGACTCCTAAACCTGGTCTTAGCTATGCATCTGCGGTCCAAAAGTCCTTCTGTGAAAACTGTTCCTGCCCAAATTGCTCAAAACACACTTCCCATAAAAAACCTCCTGAAAAAGCATCTGATTCAGAAACAGAAAATTCAACTACCAGTGCTCCTGAGCCTGTCAAATCAAAAACTTCCAAACAAAAACCGAAACCTAATAAATCTCGGAAGCTAAAACTTTCTAAACGTGGCCTATCTGAAAAAGACCtttctccaaaattaaaaaaatcacttttcaaaaattcagtcGCTCTTGGTCTTGCTAATCGGGGCATAGTCCACAAGGACTTAACCTCAATTTTTGGTGGAACGTCCAAAAGCCCTGAGCTCATATCACTTCATCCATCAGAAGAAGAGGATGACGATTTAAAAATGAGTTGCGAAATCTCGCAACCCCTTAACACTATTCCAAATTTTTCTGCAACAAGAACCTCTTAA